A stretch of Lysobacter sp. K5869 DNA encodes these proteins:
- a CDS encoding transglutaminase domain-containing protein has protein sequence MSELELKAQIQAALVPSPYRLSPAARHGTIRYRLAERDAAENWPWPRTGEQRAVRTPDAVELTVCTRCGDEAAPGAEALRRYLAPTPWLQSRDRAVASFARAAGMGGVDARMRRLVAAVQAQLSGPVVYSGYRSAREALSQREGDCTEYALLLAAAARARGIPARVVAGLAYGSRFAGRAHAFGPHMWVQAWNGERWVSYDAGLGEFDAGHLVLAIGDGDPDSLRGAMRAIAGLRIEDAVGLLSEDPAAD, from the coding sequence GTGTCCGAGCTCGAGCTCAAGGCGCAGATCCAGGCGGCGTTGGTGCCCTCGCCCTATCGCCTGTCGCCGGCCGCGCGCCACGGCACCATCCGCTATCGCCTCGCTGAGCGCGACGCAGCCGAGAATTGGCCGTGGCCGCGAACCGGCGAGCAACGCGCCGTGCGCACGCCCGACGCAGTGGAGTTGACCGTCTGCACGCGCTGCGGCGACGAAGCCGCGCCCGGCGCGGAAGCGCTGCGCCGCTATCTCGCGCCGACGCCCTGGTTGCAAAGCCGCGACCGCGCGGTCGCGAGCTTCGCCCGCGCCGCCGGCATGGGCGGCGTGGATGCGCGCATGCGCCGGCTGGTCGCGGCGGTGCAGGCGCAGTTGTCGGGGCCGGTGGTCTACAGCGGCTACCGCAGCGCGCGCGAGGCCTTGTCCCAGCGCGAAGGCGATTGCACCGAATACGCGCTGCTGCTCGCCGCCGCGGCGCGCGCCCGCGGCATACCGGCGCGGGTGGTCGCCGGTCTGGCGTACGGCAGCCGTTTCGCCGGCCGCGCGCACGCGTTCGGGCCGCACATGTGGGTGCAGGCCTGGAACGGCGAACGCTGGGTCAGCTACGACGCCGGTCTGGGCGAGTTCGATGCCGGCCATCTCGTGCTGGCGATCGGCGACGGCGATCCGGACAGCCTGCGCGGCGCGATGCGCGCCATCGCCGGTCTGCGGATCGAAGACGCGGTGGGCTTGTTGAGCGAGGACCCCGCCGCGGACTGA
- a CDS encoding TonB family protein, with product MQGIRTPDPHPNYLIAGALGLALSVHAALLLALTLPVRAPADADASFVPYVGVDPQGCALWDCIPRPNFLHYAPERTRIGEVRPAALADDAAPPSPSLIPAKALRLPAPSQALSLSFSARPRTLELWVRVSANGAVREIKVLRSSGYYELDDLAVANALKRWRFTPAFEDRRAVESAVLVSVEFGIFDVLRPPVY from the coding sequence ATGCAAGGAATCCGCACACCCGACCCGCATCCCAACTATTTGATCGCCGGCGCGTTGGGGCTGGCCTTGAGCGTCCATGCCGCGCTGCTCTTGGCCCTGACCCTGCCCGTCCGCGCGCCCGCCGATGCCGACGCGAGCTTCGTCCCCTATGTCGGCGTGGACCCGCAGGGCTGCGCGCTTTGGGATTGCATCCCCCGGCCGAATTTTCTGCACTACGCGCCCGAGCGCACACGCATCGGCGAGGTGCGGCCGGCGGCGCTCGCGGACGACGCAGCGCCGCCCTCGCCCTCGTTGATTCCGGCGAAAGCCTTGCGCTTGCCGGCGCCTTCGCAAGCGCTGTCGCTTTCTTTCTCGGCCCGGCCGCGGACTCTGGAGCTTTGGGTGCGGGTATCGGCGAACGGCGCCGTGCGGGAAATCAAGGTGCTGCGATCGAGCGGCTATTACGAACTGGACGATCTCGCGGTTGCGAACGCGCTGAAGCGCTGGCGCTTCACGCCGGCGTTCGAGGACCGGCGGGCGGTCGAATCGGCGGTGCTCGTGTCCGTCGAGTTCGGAATTTTCGACGTGCTGAGGCCGCCCGTCTATTAG